Genomic DNA from Fusarium oxysporum Fo47 chromosome IX, complete sequence:
GTTGCTGACCTGTGGGCCCCCTTTGCAGTTCCTCTTCAAAGGTGCCGTCATTACCATCTCTCAAAGGCCACGCCTGGCCCGACGTTTGCGATCGCCCCTTACTGACATTGTGAACCTGCAGTCGTCCTGATCGGAGACTCTGGAGTCGGAAAGTCCAACCTTCTCAGTCGATTCACCCGCAATGAGTTCAACCTAGACTCAAAGTCGACCATCGGTGTCGAGTTCGCCACCAGATCCATCCAGGTCGACTCAAAGACAATCAAGGCCCAGATTTGGGATACCGCTGGCCAAGAGCGATACCGCGCCATCACTTCCGCCTACTACCGAGGCGCTGTTGGCGCTCTCCTCGTTTACGACATCAGCAAGCACCAGACCTACGAGAACGTCACACGATGGCTCAAGGAGTTGCGGGACCATGCCGACGCCAACATTGTCATTATGCTGGTTGGAAACAAGAGCGATTTGCGACACCTGAGAGCTGTTCCCACCGAGGAGGCCAAGTCTTTTGCTAGTACGAAAATCCTACCAAACTTGACACAGGAGGGTCCCTCTTATTGACACTTTTGCAGGCGAGAACCACCTGTCGTTTATTGAGACCTCTGCCCTCGATGCCAGCAACGTCGAACTTGCATTCCAGAACATTCTGACTGGTTCGTTATCCATCCAATCCTTCAACCTCTGTAGCTTGAACTGACGATATGGCCAGAAATTTATCGCATTGTTTCAAGCAAGGCCCTCGACAGCGGTGACAGCGCCCAGGCCACCATAGGCGCAGGCACCAATATCTCCCTCAGCAAGCCTGCCGACGACGATGCTGCCAAGGGCGGAAAGTGCTGTTAAATTCCTCGCAGAGCCGTTTGCAGACGGATATAGGGCTTTGGGGGTTTGGGATACCTGGCGTCTCGTTTGTCCCCGAAAATGCTCCTCGCTAAAGGAGAGTGGAGGAGGCGAGGAATCGTGATACGTCTTTTTTTGATATCAGAAGGCGCGGTTACTTCGGCTTTCCTTTGTTCTTATTTTTTGTCATGATGGTTGTCTTGGGGTTGATGCGTCCAACGATCGCTGCGACACGGTCATCTTAACGTAGCTGAATGAATTCTTTATAATGTTCGCCCTCTAATGAGCTGTACCTCTGTACCTCTATACCTTCTGCACCACCTCGCTTGTACCGCATTCGAGTTAAACGCCACAATCTGTGTACGCCTCCACGTCATGCTGATCAGATCCGACCGGACGTAAACAGGTACTGGCCCTGTGGGTGAATTGGTATCGAATTGATTTAGTAGCTAGTGCACAGCTCGTTCTCAGGGTCTTCAGTTAGCGGGGCAATTCTCATTCATCACATGCAGTCCTTAATTAGGTACCACTGGATATTTATCTGACTCTGATGAAGTAGTGGACGGGCTATCAATCTACTACTAGGCACGATCCGATCTACTCTACTTATCCTCATCTCACGCAATGCATTCCTAAGGTTTAGATCAAAGCTTTCTGAGTGGCTCTGCTTCAGAAAACATGTGCTAGTGCATGTCCCCTGGACTGTAGAGGACCCCCTGGCACGGCTTGTCTTGACTGCTAGAGCGGTGTCGCGGCCCCACCATGATACCTCCAGCACCCCCACTCTCTTATCACGACCTTTCAATTCTTATCGAGACTCAGCCGACCAAATTTTTTTGGAAAATTGTCCGCCGCGTCGCAAAGCCTGGTCCGGTaaaatcatcaccaagttAACACAGCTTTTTCGATAACCGATCTCAATCGCAACGTCGGGATTCAATCAAAATGGCTGCTGTCTACAAGTCTATCTCTAAGTCCAGCACTACAAAGGCAGAGGCTCCTAGCAATGgcgtcaagaagaacaagcagAGGGTTCTGATCCTCTCTTCTAGAGGCGTCACTTACCGGTAGGTAATCCAACGACTCGGATGCAGGGCGCATTCCACTAACATTGCTACTCCTCTCAAGACATCGCCATCTTCTAAACGACATTGCGGCGATGCTCCCCCACAGCCGAAAAGATGCAAAATTCGACTCCAAGACAAAGCTGTACGAACTGAACGAGCTGGCTGAGCTTTACAACTGCAACAACGTGCTCTTCTTCGAGGCAAGAAAGGGCAAGGATCTATATGTTTGGCTCAGCAAAGTCCCTAACGGACCTACCATCAAGTTCCACCTCCAGAACTGTAAGAGTTGACACCAGACGATGCTTTTATCCCAGGCTAACACCGATCAGTGCACACTATGGAGGAACTTCACTTCACCGGCAACTGTCTCAAGGGATCGCGGCCCGTTCTCTCCTTCGACGGCGCTTTCGACAAGCAGCCTCACCTCCGAGTGATCAAGGAGCTCTTCCTCCACACCTTCGGTGTTCCCCAGGGCGCCAGAAAATCCAAGCCTTTTATCGACCACGTTATGGGATTTAGCTTTGTCGATGGCAAGATCTGGGTTCGCAACTATCAAATCAACGAGGTCGAGGCGACAGCCAAGgagagtgaggaggaggaagagacaaCCAAGTCTCAATCTGGCAAGCCTGATACCGATATCAACCTGGTCGAGATCGGTCCCCGATTCGTCTTGACACCGATCGTGATCCAGGAGGGCTCTTTCGGTGGACCCATTATCTATGAAAACAAGGAATTTGTGTCACCAAACCAGGTCCGAGCCGATATTCGAAGGACAAAGGCCTCGCGACACAACGCCCGCGCAGAGAAAGAGGTGGAGAGACGGGTCAGGAAGGGCGACCTCGGACTGCGATCTGTTGGCGGCCAGCGACCGGCCAAGGATGAGCTGGATACCAAGATGTTGTTCGCCTAAACTTTTTGATACCTTACCTGCCGATATAACTAAGTACTTACTGGCTTGATCCATTGGGTCTGAACACCGGGACGGGGTGTTGGAGTTTTAGGTCATACTGCGTTTTTATTTGCCAAAAGAGAGAATATTATACTTTAGTTATCGCTAACGACGCCGTTCGTCTTATTTTGTCCTCCCTGACTGTATCCCCCCGGTCACTCACTAGGTAATAGAGTAATCAAAAGTACTAAGGCTCATTTCAGGGTTTTCAGGTCCTGAAGGCTATCGCATCATCACTTAGCCCGCCCGGATAAAACTCGGTAGATTGTTATCAGTGCGCAACCCAAGTCTCGACTTTGTCATGACCTATATCAGTCGTCCccctttccttcttcatcctcatcctcactgtATATTCAATCAGTGCATATTGCAGACGCGCATTGCACTTGAATACAGCCATGAGAATCACAGTTACCCAAAAACCGATGCCTGTGTGCATCTCTACTTCTGTCTCAAGCCCCAGCGCCGGGGTGGCTGAACAATAAGCCCCGTATTATTGACGCTTTAGGTGACTCAACAGTGAGATACCTTGAAGCGACGAGGGCCAGACTGCTCTTATAACAACACTTTTCTCATATCAACTCTCTCCCAGTGAAGACGAGTACAATCCGAGGATAGAGCAACTTGGTTTTCTTGAATCTTGGTTCCTCTACAACGTGTGCCAAAACACCATTACAAGTAAACAAAATGCAAAGTCTATCAGGTCCGTCCTTTTCTTCCCCTTTCCAGGCATAATTTCATGCCTAACTTCCTCATAGCACCCGTCAGATCGGCGACCCTGGTTCTGTAGTGAGATTGTATAATCACGTACGTGGTGTACAGACGAGGACCGTTGTTGTCGTCTTTACCTGCAGATATTTTGTCCATTCCAAAACCCAATTTTTTACAATTCGACCGAACATTTTCCCCATATATCCCCAATCCCTTTATATCAGACGTCCGATCATGGTAAATTCTGTAAACATGGCACTGAAGATGCCAAAAAACCACCGCCTGACTGGGCTTCCAACTGAGATCCTTTTGGACATCTATCAACAACTAGACCTTGATGGTGTTTTCAACCTTTGCGCCACTCACAGGACGCTACATGAACTCTTCGACAAGAGAAAGGCCTCGATCTTACTTCCTGTCCTTGTCAGGGAGTTCAGTCCGTTTGATGAGCTCCTTCAGGTTTATACGGCTTCAGTTGAGGATCTTGATTCCCGCGGTGGACTGTATGCTCCACGCAGAGTCGTGTTTAAACGATTCCTTGGAGACACTGGAATGGTGTTAGCTCCGCGTTCAGAGCATCAGCCTGTTGTGTCAGCGGACGCTGTTGAAGGATTCATCACGCTGAACAAGCCAGGCAAACCTATCATACCCCGCGCTCAACCACTGAAAACCGTTGTTCTGACTGAGAACGATCTGAAGCCACTTCTCGGCTACTGTTCCCTTGTACTGAGATGGCAAGCCAGGTTCCCTCAGATGAGATGGTTCCATGAGCCCGAAAATTGTCGTCTGCTTCGCGAGCATGAGGCTGAGAGGTTCCGCAGAGCCATGTATCGATGGTGGCTTTATGGCTTCTACTTTCACGGAGACTTCCCCCGACCTCGTGTTGGCCTTCCAGAGCCTGGCGTGGATGACATTAGACTAAGTCAACTTCGATTATACTCTACATGCGAGCTGGTAGAGCTGATGGACCTGGTCGAAACCATGAAGGATGTCGTCCTCCACTATCTCTGCCCGCGGCTTGACCCTAGTCAAGACGAATATGTAGGTTTGCACTAAGACCTTCGGGGCTCATTACTGACAT
This window encodes:
- a CDS encoding ribosome biogenesis protein BRX1, with translation MAAVYKSISKSSTTKAEAPSNGVKKNKQRVLILSSRGVTYRHRHLLNDIAAMLPHSRKDAKFDSKTKLYELNELAELYNCNNVLFFEARKGKDLYVWLSKVPNGPTIKFHLQNLHTMEELHFTGNCLKGSRPVLSFDGAFDKQPHLRVIKELFLHTFGVPQGARKSKPFIDHVMGFSFVDGKIWVRNYQINEVEATAKESEEEEETTKSQSGKPDTDINLVEIGPRFVLTPIVIQEGSFGGPIIYENKEFVSPNQVRADIRRTKASRHNARAEKEVERRVRKGDLGLRSVGGQRPAKDELDTKMLFA
- a CDS encoding ras family-domain-containing protein, with amino-acid sequence MANDEYDFLFKVVLIGDSGVGKSNLLSRFTRNEFNLDSKSTIGVEFATRSIQVDSKTIKAQIWDTAGQERYRAITSAYYRGAVGALLVYDISKHQTYENVTRWLKELRDHADANIVIMLVGNKSDLRHLRAVPTEEAKSFASENHLSFIETSALDASNVELAFQNILTEIYRIVSSKALDSGDSAQATIGAGTNISLSKPADDDAAKGGKCC